One part of the Thermodesulfovibrio sp. 3462-1 genome encodes these proteins:
- a CDS encoding universal stress protein: MAIGACPLTKVDKILVATDGSEAARFAAQAAVELAKPCGSTVYAICVAEVPIFAAEFVETLPQLIDSLEKRANAALDEVKTIANKAGVKCETISYTGPEPYKYIIDEAIKNSVDLIILGKKGVILGAVGKKVIGNAPCKVLVVPVGATLSFDKILIATDGSVYSQIAAAEAIGAAKRFNSELIVVSVAKKNENIPYAEESVKIVKEAAEREGVKVQTVVARGEPFEQIIDTANKNTVGLIVMGTYGRTGIEKFFMGSVTERVISTSARPVMVVRKK, from the coding sequence ATGGCAATAGGTGCATGTCCTTTAACAAAGGTAGATAAAATTCTTGTAGCAACTGATGGTTCAGAGGCAGCAAGATTTGCAGCACAAGCAGCAGTTGAGCTTGCAAAACCATGCGGAAGCACAGTTTACGCAATATGTGTTGCTGAAGTGCCAATCTTTGCAGCAGAGTTTGTGGAAACACTGCCTCAATTAATAGATTCCCTTGAGAAAAGGGCAAATGCAGCACTTGATGAAGTCAAAACAATAGCTAATAAAGCAGGTGTAAAATGTGAGACAATAAGCTATACAGGTCCTGAACCATACAAATACATAATTGATGAGGCAATTAAAAACAGTGTTGACTTAATAATACTTGGTAAAAAAGGTGTTATTCTTGGTGCAGTAGGTAAAAAAGTAATTGGAAATGCTCCATGCAAGGTTTTGGTTGTTCCAGTAGGTGCTACTTTGAGTTTTGATAAGATTCTTATAGCAACTGATGGTTCAGTTTACAGTCAGATTGCTGCGGCAGAAGCAATAGGAGCAGCAAAAAGATTTAACAGTGAACTGATAGTTGTTTCTGTGGCGAAAAAGAATGAAAATATACCTTATGCAGAAGAATCTGTAAAGATTGTTAAAGAAGCAGCTGAGCGTGAAGGAGTTAAAGTTCAAACAGTTGTTGCTCGTGGAGAGCCTTTTGAGCAAATAATTGATACAGCAAACAAGAACACTGTTGGATTAATAGTTATGGGAACATATGGAAGAACAGGGATTGAAAAATTCTTCATGGGAAGTGTTACAGAAAGGGTAATAAGCACTTCAGCCAGACCAGTAATGGTTGTAAGAAAGAAGTAA
- a CDS encoding ATP-binding protein — translation MKENILKRIIRLLPDGVFVIDLSGKVLVWNRAMEELTGVKEGEIVGKGDFEYAIPFYGFRRPMPVDYVINPDLNYPENLNTKKETVEIETFVPKLYNGKGAWVRMSAHPIYDEACDIIGAVQIVRDITIRKNAEIELRKLFNIVEHSPVGVAVLEFSGKIIYCNESFLKYTQLKTAKGRNIFELFPQISLYEIHNSYLKEIKFEGKIFRLRGMRINEEDGYAIFLTDITTLRKYEEQIIISHKMESIRKLVSVYSHEIKNMLTGIKGFAQLALQTENIEQTRAYVEKLLSIVDSVSMSIKEILGFPREFGRNPEVLDLKDVIKNLVTFLKASLRENISLILDFEEKPLPCFADKTDIEKIITNLVLNAQDAMPEGGEIKIQAKTKQMPEKFISLIGIKELSTQYICLSIQDTGIGMDEETKEKIFDPFFTTKGEKGSGLGLTIVYHIVQMLKGFIFVESEPGKGTKFDIYLPLYS, via the coding sequence GTGAAAGAAAACATTTTAAAAAGAATAATAAGGCTTCTGCCAGATGGTGTTTTTGTCATTGATTTATCTGGAAAAGTCTTAGTATGGAACAGGGCAATGGAGGAGCTTACAGGAGTCAAAGAAGGTGAAATAGTTGGTAAAGGTGATTTTGAGTATGCGATTCCTTTTTATGGATTTCGTAGACCAATGCCAGTTGATTATGTTATTAATCCTGATCTCAACTATCCAGAAAACTTAAACACAAAAAAAGAGACTGTTGAAATAGAAACATTCGTCCCAAAGCTTTACAATGGGAAAGGAGCTTGGGTAAGAATGTCTGCTCATCCTATTTATGATGAAGCCTGTGATATAATTGGAGCTGTCCAGATTGTAAGAGACATTACAATAAGGAAAAATGCTGAGATTGAACTGAGAAAACTATTTAATATTGTTGAGCATTCTCCTGTAGGAGTTGCTGTTTTAGAATTTTCAGGAAAAATCATTTATTGCAATGAATCTTTTTTAAAATATACTCAACTTAAGACAGCAAAAGGAAGAAATATTTTTGAACTATTTCCACAGATATCCCTTTATGAAATTCACAATAGCTATTTAAAAGAAATAAAATTTGAAGGAAAAATTTTTCGCTTAAGAGGAATGAGAATTAACGAAGAGGATGGCTATGCAATATTTTTAACAGATATAACAACACTAAGAAAATACGAAGAACAGATAATAATCTCGCATAAGATGGAATCCATAAGAAAGCTTGTATCTGTTTATTCTCATGAGATAAAAAATATGCTTACAGGAATAAAAGGTTTTGCTCAGCTTGCTTTACAAACAGAAAATATTGAGCAGACAAGGGCATATGTGGAAAAGCTTCTTTCAATAGTTGATTCTGTATCAATGAGCATTAAAGAGATATTAGGATTTCCAAGAGAATTTGGAAGAAATCCCGAAGTTTTAGATTTAAAAGATGTGATAAAAAATCTGGTTACATTTCTCAAAGCTTCATTAAGAGAAAACATTAGTTTAATCTTGGACTTTGAGGAAAAACCTCTTCCCTGTTTTGCAGACAAGACAGACATAGAAAAGATTATTACAAACCTTGTTTTAAATGCCCAGGATGCAATGCCAGAGGGTGGTGAAATAAAAATACAGGCAAAAACAAAACAAATGCCTGAGAAATTTATAAGCCTTATTGGAATCAAAGAACTTTCAACACAATACATATGTTTATCAATACAGGACACTGGAATAGGAATGGATGAAGAAACAAAAGAAAAAATCTTTGATCCTTTTTTTACAACAAAAGGAGAAAAGGGCTCAGGTCTTGGATTGACAATAGTTTATCACATAGTGCAAATGTTAAAGGGATTTATTTTTGTAGAATCTGAGCCAGGAAAGGGAACAAAGTTTGATATATACCTTCCCCTTTATTCGTAA